The Alosa sapidissima isolate fAloSap1 chromosome 5, fAloSap1.pri, whole genome shotgun sequence genome has a window encoding:
- the LOC121709667 gene encoding NEDD4-binding protein 2-like 1 isoform X1: MYQNKRNRRTIYIVIPQGFTLQGEQARKLKRRTGVIISTFAYFRKYYNSQIIPKYLHKAHMWARSKALENIERGVDPVIINNSNMPRWHMYPYARMAFRREYWVKFIEMKDTWNVSLEELERRGGGTIPLPILEDMKESYEPVRHVYDVLNDKYSRRKWIGSKEMTSNDW, translated from the exons ATGTACCAAAACAAACGCAATCGTAGGACCATTTACATAGTCATTCCTCAGGGGTTTACCCTACAGGGTGAGCAAGCAAG GAAACTGAAGAGGCGGACAGGAGTGATCATCAGTACTTTTGCTTATTTTCGCAAGTATTACAATTCTCAGATCATTCCTAAGTATCTTCACAAGGCACATATGTGGGCACGCAGTAAAG CCCTAGAAAATATAGAAAGAGGGGTGGATCCAGTCATCATCAACAACTCCAACATGCCCCGTTGGCACATGTATCCATACGCCCGAATG GCTTTTCGACGTGAGTACTGGGTTAAATTCATCGAAATGAAAGATACCTGGAATGTTTCTCTTGAGGAATTGGAAAG GAGAGGTGGCGGTACAATTCCACTACCAATACTGGAAGACATGAAGGAGTCATATGAGCCAGTACGACATGTCTATGACGTCCTGAATGACAAGTATTCTCGTAGGAAGTGGATTGGTAGTAAGGAAATGACATCTAATGACTGGTGA
- the kl gene encoding klotho, producing MKYIEVLLAILICRCTKCVVASPGDGLHTWGRFNKLSYPGDTAFLYDTFPVNFMWSVGTAAYQIEGAHNKDGKGLSIWDTFYRGGSRINKGDVGSDSYHNIPGDIRALQFLGVSHYRFSLSWPRIFPNGSVSSYNEKGANHYKRLIHSLKEIKVQPVVTIYHWDLPDNLQIRYGGWGNPILIDLFREYAEFCFKTYGDDVKYWITIDNPFVVAWQGYGTGKAAPGIKNESDLPYRVGHNLLKAHAAAWHTYDKHYRAKQGGKVSMALASHWVKPRRTRHENHRACQCSLDFVLGWFARPLFVDGDYPPCMKHKLFHTLPEFTEAEKLHIRGTADFFALSHGPSLSYQLKIEDSTSPSYQLSDSFLLFGQEEQLDLRMLMYWIHAEYDNPPIFVVESGWYEYNNIKTKDAKYINYLKRFIMDTLKSIRYDNVTVIGYTAWSLVDGFEWSREYTIRRGLFYVDFKTPDQRREPKASAMFYNKLIEKNGFPLLLEHQPVQGVFPCNFAWGVEANSIQIETTPTQFADPNVYIWNISGNGELRRLEGVQAPSVRPVRHCADYASIHQQVSDVRRLHVSHFHFALNWSSVTPTGRVDEANATLLGYYRCFVSELSRANVTPVVTLWHHTLGRSSIPAPLEGGGWQSKSTVAAFADYARLCYRWLGVHVKMWITLAEPNEVLGYEAGHHLLLAHALAWRAYDREFRATHGGKVSLVLHMDWVEPAISFSRQDAEAIHRVLAFRVGWFAEPVFGGGDYPALMRSWLQYRNSLGLFNYQLPTFSEEERELVRGTYDFLAISHYTTTTVLDNQVLLNNKYNNPTLEVQFSNDPTWVGAPNNCVVPFGLRKALKWIHAHYKDVPIYVMANGVKVDPSQFKDNLRVYYLYNYINEALKAHTLDGVNLQGYFAYGLNDLLDPGFGMYGYVQDEVIEKVSLSHYRNIIDHNGFPAPESAPQQCKRPVEPCSGCHILAKHSVVGFLSLVGSALVITMGLTLYYATRKHS from the exons ATGAAATACATCGAAGTTCTGTTGGCGATTCTTATTTGTCGTTGCACAAAATGCGTGGTCGCCAGTCCAGGAGACGGACTCCACACCTGGGGGAGATTCAACAAACTCTCTTACCCCGGCGACACAGCGTTTTTGTACGACACCTTTCCAGTCAACTTCATGTGGTCAGTTGGCACTGCCGCTTACCAGATCGAAGGGGCGCATAACAAGGACGGCAAAGGGTTGTCTATTTGGGACACCTTCTACCGCGGCGGCAGTCGAATAAACAAGGGAGACGTGGGGAGCGACAGTTATCACAACATCCCTGGCGATATCCGTGCTTTACAATTTCTTGGTGTGAGTCACTATCGGTTTTCTCTCTCCTGGCCGCGTATTTTCCCGAATGGAAGTGTGAGCAGCTATAATGAAAAGGGAGCAAACCACTACAAAAGGTTGATACATAGTTTAAAAGAAATTAAAGTGCAGCCTGTAGTTACTATCTACCACTGGGATTTGCCCGACAACCTACAAATTCGCTACGGTGGTTGGGGTAATCCTATTCTCATTGATCTATTTCGAGAGTATGCAGAATTTTGTTTCAAAACGTATGGAGATGATGTGAAATACTGGATCACTATAGATAACCCATTTGTGGTCGCCTGGCAAGGATATGGCACGGGAAAAGCAGCGCCTGGAATAAAGAATGAATCAGACTTGCCATACAGAGTGGGACACAATCTCCTTAAG GCCCATGCAGCAGCTTGGCATACATATGACAAACACTACCGTGCCAAACAAGGTGGAAAGGTCTCCATGGCTCTGGCCTCCCACTGGGTCAAGCCTCGCAGAACCCGGCACGAGAACCACAGGGCGTGCCAGTGCTCTCTAGACTTTGTGCTTGGGTGGTTTGCGCGACCCCTGTTTGTGGATGGCGACTATCCCCCTTGCATGAAGCACAAACTGTTCCACACACTCCCCGAGTTCACAGAGGCCGAGAAGCTTCACATCAGGGGCACGGCGGATTTCTTTGCCCTGTCTCACGGGCCCTCGCTGAGTTATCAGCTCAAGATCGAGGACAGCACCTCGCCGAGTTATCAGCTCAGCGATAGTTTTCTTCTGTTTGGCCAAGAAGAACAGCTGGACCTGCGTATGCTGATGTACTGGATTCACGCTGAGTATGACAACCCGCCCATTTTTGTGGTGGAAAGTGGATGGTATGAGTATAACAACATCAAAACCAAGGATGCTAAATACATCAATTATCTGAAGAGATTCATAATGGACACATTGAAAT CCATCAGGTATGACAATGTGACTGTAATCGGCTACACGGCCTGGTCTTTAGTGGATGGGTTCGAGTGGTCCCGGGAGTACACGATTCGGCGTGGGCTGTTCTACGTTGACTTCAAAACCCCAGATCAAAGGAGGGAACCCAAGGCGTCTGCCATGTTCTACAACAAACTCATAGAGAAGAATGGCTTCCCCCTGCTCCTGGAACACCAGCCCGTCCAGGGGGTTTTCCCCTGCAACTTTGCCTGGGGTGTAGAAGCCAACTCCATACAG ATTGAGACGACCCCCACCCAGTTCGCCGACCCCAACGTCTACATCTGGAACATCTCGGGCAACGGCGAGCTGCGGCGCCTCGAGGGCGTCCAGGCCCCTTCTGTCCGCCCAGTCCGCCACTGCGCCGACTACGCCTCCATCCACCAGCAGGTGTCAGATGTGCGTCGCCTGCATGTCTCCCACTTCCACTTCGCCCTCAACTGGTCGTCAGTCACACCCACAGGCCGCGTGGACGAGGCCAACGCCACCTTGCTGGGCTACTACCGCTGTTTCGTCAGCGAGCTCAGCCGCGCCAACGTCACGCCGGTGGTCACGCTGTGGCACCACACGCTGGGGCGCTCCAGCATCCCCGCGCCACTGGAGGGCGGAGGCTGGCAGAGCAAGTCCACGGTGGCGGCATTCGCTGACTACGCCCGGCTGTGCTACCGCTGGCTGGGCGTGCACGTCAAGATGTGGATCACGCTGGCTGAGCCCAACGAGGTGCTGGGCTACGAGGCCGGCCACCACTTGCTGCTGGCCCACGCACTGGCGTGGCGTGCGTACGACCGCGAGTTCCGCGCCACGCATGGCGGCAAGGTCTCGCTCGTGCTCCACATGGACTGGGTGGAGCCGGCCATCTCCTTCAGTCGGCAGGACGCGGAGGCCATCCACCGCGTGCTGGCTTTCCGTGTCGGTTGGTTCGCCGAACCCGTCTTCGGCGGCGGCGACTATCCGGCACTTATGCGGAGCTGGTTGCAGTACCGCAACTCTTTGGGCCTGTTCAACTACCAGCTACCCACCTTCtccgaggaggagagggagctgGTCAGGGGCACCTATGACTTCTTGGCCATCAgccactacaccaccaccaccgtgctggataaccaggttttgttgAATAACAAATACAACAACCCGACACTGGAGGTCCAGTTCAGCAACGACCCCACCTGGGTCGGTGCGCCAAACAACTGTGTGGTGCCTTTTGGCCTACGCAAAGCTCTCAAGTGGATACATGCCCATTATAAGGATGTGCCCATCTACGTCATGGCCAACGGTGTGAAAGTGGATCCCTCCCAATTTAAAGACAACTTGCGAGTTTACTATTTGTACAACTACATCAATGAGGCTCTAAAAG CTCATACACTGGATGGGGTGAACCTTCAGGGCTACTTTGCGTATGGCCTCAATGACCTGCTCGATCCTGGCTTTGGCATGTATGGTTACGTGCAGGACGAAGTCATCGAGAAAGTGTCGCTGAGCCACTACCGCAACATCATCGACCACAACGGGTTCCCTGCCCCAGAGTCGGCTCCTCAGCAGTGCAAGCGACCTGTCGAGCCTTGCAGCGGCTGCCACATCCTGGCCAAGCACTCGGTGGTCGGCTTCCTTTCACTGGTGGGCTCTGCGTTGGTCATCACGATGGGCCTTACTTTGTATTACGCCACCAGAAAGCACAGTTAA
- the LOC121709669 gene encoding NEDD4-binding protein 2-like 2, whose product MGRRRWRKLIILRGLPGSRKTDKANELLKYFKERGMYGIIVSADDYFRNGPNGEIVNFDARKLYAAHKEALEKALDAMLRKENPIIIDNINMEFQYMYPYVFRGFRKRYWIEFVDLMDDNVCPYDSYRSCKGKIPLEKFEKWKASYRKVKHIYQILHDPVSKSKWKYRL is encoded by the exons ATGGGAAGAAGGCGTTGGAGAAAGCTAATAATTCTCCGAGGTCTGCCTGGATCAAGAAAGACGGACAAAGCAAA tgaGCTCTTAAAATACTTTAAAGAACGTGGGATGTATGGGATAATAGTGAGCGCGGATGATTACTTTCGAAATGGTCCAAATGGCGAGATAGTCAACTTTGACGCCAGGAAACTCTATGCAGCTCATAAAGAGGCACTGGAGAAGg CTTTGGACGCTATGTTAAGGAAAGAAAATCCTATCATCATTGACAACATCAATATGGAATTCCAGTACATGTATCCTTATGTTTTTAGG GGTTTTCGTAAAAGATATTGGATTGAGTTTGTTGATTTGATGGATGACAATGTTTGCCCCTATGACTCATACAG GAGCTGTAAAGGAAAGATCCCTTTGGAGAAGTTTGAAAAATGGAAGGCCTCCTACAGAAAAGTAAAACATATTTATCAAATTCTGCATGACCCAGTGTCAAAATCCAAGTGGAAGTACCGTTTGTAG
- the LOC121709667 gene encoding NEDD4-binding protein 2-like 1 isoform X2, giving the protein MMYQNKRKNIYILRGLPYAGRGGKARKLKRRTGVIISTFAYFRKYYNSQIIPKYLHKAHMWARSKALENIERGVDPVIINNSNMPRWHMYPYARMAFRREYWVKFIEMKDTWNVSLEELERRGGGTIPLPILEDMKESYEPVRHVYDVLNDKYSRRKWIGSKEMTSNDW; this is encoded by the exons ATGATGTACCAAAATAAACGTAAAAACATTTACATCCTCAGGGGTTTACCCTATGCGGGAAGAGGAGGCAAAGCAAG GAAACTGAAGAGGCGGACAGGAGTGATCATCAGTACTTTTGCTTATTTTCGCAAGTATTACAATTCTCAGATCATTCCTAAGTATCTTCACAAGGCACATATGTGGGCACGCAGTAAAG CCCTAGAAAATATAGAAAGAGGGGTGGATCCAGTCATCATCAACAACTCCAACATGCCCCGTTGGCACATGTATCCATACGCCCGAATG GCTTTTCGACGTGAGTACTGGGTTAAATTCATCGAAATGAAAGATACCTGGAATGTTTCTCTTGAGGAATTGGAAAG GAGAGGTGGCGGTACAATTCCACTACCAATACTGGAAGACATGAAGGAGTCATATGAGCCAGTACGACATGTCTATGACGTCCTGAATGACAAGTATTCTCGTAGGAAGTGGATTGGTAGTAAGGAAATGACATCTAATGACTGGTGA